In one window of Alphaproteobacteria bacterium DNA:
- the rfaD gene encoding ADP-glyceromanno-heptose 6-epimerase → MIIVTGGAGFIGSNLVAGLEKRGHNDIIICDTLGKDDKWRNIAKRELAEFIMTDDLFDFLEDHASEISMIYHLGGVSATTETDADLIVKSNFQLPIHLWRWCCRHGTRFVYASSAATYGDGKSGFDDNFSSDVLETYHPLNAYGWSKHAFDRWIARVVRTGRVRPPQWVGLKFFNVYGPNEYHKGGQRSVVAQTFDKVKKGEAATLFRSHNPKYPDGGQLRDFVWVGDCVDVMLWLYDNQSVNGIFNLGTGKARSFLDLANAVYAAMGKQPDIKFVDTPENIREKYQYFTEAKMDRLRAVGYSKPFTSLEDGVKTYVQDFLAQANPYL, encoded by the coding sequence ATGATTATCGTCACCGGCGGCGCCGGATTTATCGGATCGAATTTGGTCGCAGGTTTGGAAAAACGCGGACACAACGATATTATTATTTGCGACACGCTGGGCAAGGACGATAAATGGCGCAATATCGCCAAACGCGAATTGGCCGAATTCATCATGACCGACGATTTGTTCGATTTTCTGGAAGATCACGCCAGCGAAATCAGCATGATTTATCATTTGGGCGGCGTATCGGCGACCACCGAAACCGATGCCGATCTGATCGTCAAAAGCAATTTCCAACTGCCGATCCATTTATGGCGCTGGTGCTGCCGGCATGGCACGCGTTTTGTGTATGCGTCTTCTGCCGCTACCTATGGCGATGGCAAATCGGGATTTGACGATAATTTTTCGTCCGATGTTTTAGAGACTTATCACCCGCTTAACGCGTATGGATGGAGCAAGCATGCTTTTGACCGCTGGATTGCGCGCGTGGTGCGCACTGGCCGGGTTCGCCCACCGCAATGGGTTGGATTGAAATTTTTCAATGTCTATGGCCCGAACGAATACCACAAAGGTGGGCAACGCAGTGTTGTCGCGCAGACTTTCGATAAGGTTAAAAAAGGCGAAGCCGCGACTTTGTTCCGGTCGCACAATCCAAAATATCCGGATGGCGGACAGTTGCGCGATTTCGTATGGGTCGGCGATTGCGTGGATGTGATGTTATGGCTGTACGACAATCAAAGCGTAAATGGCATTTTCAATCTGGGTACCGGCAAAGCGCGCAGTTTCCTGGATCTTGCCAACGCAGTTTATGCCGCCATGGGCAAACAGCCGGATATCAAGTTTGTGGACACGCCAGAAAATATTCGGGAAAAGTACCAATACTTCACTGAAGCCAAAATGGATCGCCTGCGCGCTGTGGGCTATTCCAAACCATTTACCAGCCTGGAAGATGGCGTAAAAACCTATGTTCAGGACTTTTTGGCGCAAGCGAACCCGTATCTTTAA
- a CDS encoding prolipoprotein diacylglyceryl transferase translates to MLMYIQFPNIDPVAIRLGPLAIHWYALAYLGGILLGWAYAEILKKRHYPHWPKDLIGDAIAWATIGIIAGGRLGYVLFYKPLFYLEHPLQIFMVWHGGMSFHGGFLGVLIALWIFGRKHGVNPWCLLDIGACITPIGLFLGRIANFINGELYGRATDVPWAIIFPNSDGQPRHPSQIYEALSEGLLLFIMMFFMQRSTNMMRKPGMASGVFLILYGCYRFIMEYFREPDDFLGLLNLGLSMGQWLSAPMLVCGIILCLYASIPKNQSVR, encoded by the coding sequence ATTCTTATGTATATTCAATTTCCAAATATCGATCCGGTTGCAATCCGCCTTGGCCCGTTGGCGATTCATTGGTATGCGCTTGCCTATTTGGGCGGGATATTGCTGGGCTGGGCCTATGCCGAAATTCTGAAAAAACGCCATTATCCGCATTGGCCGAAAGATTTAATCGGCGATGCGATCGCCTGGGCCACGATCGGCATTATCGCCGGCGGACGGTTGGGATATGTGCTGTTTTATAAACCGTTATTTTATCTGGAACATCCATTGCAAATTTTTATGGTCTGGCATGGCGGCATGTCGTTCCATGGCGGGTTCTTAGGCGTACTGATCGCGCTTTGGATATTCGGGCGCAAACACGGCGTGAATCCATGGTGTTTGCTGGATATTGGGGCGTGCATTACCCCGATCGGGCTGTTCCTGGGCCGGATTGCCAATTTCATCAACGGCGAATTATATGGCAGGGCGACCGATGTGCCGTGGGCGATTATCTTTCCCAATTCCGACGGTCAGCCGCGCCACCCATCGCAAATATACGAGGCCCTAAGCGAAGGCCTATTGCTGTTTATAATGATGTTCTTCATGCAGCGCAGCACCAACATGATGCGAAAACCTGGCATGGCTTCGGGCGTATTTTTGATTTTATATGGCTGCTACCGCTTTATCATGGAATATTTCCGCGAACCGGACGATTTTCTGGGATTGCTGAATCTTGGCCTAAGCATGGGCCAATGGCTGTCGGCTCCGATGCTTGTTTGCGGAATTATATTGTGCCTTTATGCCTCTATTCCAAAAAACCAATCCGTGCGTTAA
- a CDS encoding pyrroline-5-carboxylate reductase: MSKTIVLIGCGHLGAAMLQGWLSNSGPGYQFFAIDPKADALSRQFSGVRFGADSSILPQAVDAIVIALKPAKFKEILPLYKNYIGAGTLVISVAAGMTIGKIQEFLSAPNAAVVRAMPNLPSQIGQGVAGALANVHVTPVQKQLAQSVLSSLGSVIWVDDEKYMDAVTATSGSGPAYVFRLCEVMAEAGVKSGLPRDVAMTLARQTVIGSALYMQQSDKSVADLRSSIATPGGTTEAALNVLNQNNALQDLFDLAIAAATARGKILSGS, translated from the coding sequence ATGAGTAAAACGATAGTCCTTATAGGTTGCGGCCATTTGGGCGCGGCGATGTTGCAAGGCTGGTTGTCCAATTCTGGTCCAGGCTACCAATTTTTTGCCATTGATCCAAAGGCCGATGCGCTGTCCCGTCAATTTTCTGGCGTTCGGTTTGGCGCCGATTCTTCCATCTTGCCGCAAGCCGTCGATGCGATTGTTATCGCGCTAAAACCGGCTAAGTTTAAGGAAATTTTACCGTTATATAAAAATTATATAGGGGCCGGCACATTGGTTATTTCGGTTGCCGCCGGAATGACAATTGGCAAAATCCAGGAATTTTTATCCGCGCCCAATGCCGCCGTGGTGCGCGCCATGCCCAATTTGCCATCGCAGATAGGACAGGGCGTTGCCGGCGCTTTGGCCAACGTGCATGTTACGCCGGTACAAAAACAATTGGCGCAATCGGTTTTATCCAGTCTGGGTTCCGTGATTTGGGTGGATGACGAAAAATATATGGATGCCGTTACCGCCACATCCGGCAGCGGCCCGGCTTATGTTTTCCGGTTATGCGAAGTGATGGCGGAAGCAGGGGTGAAATCCGGCTTGCCGCGCGATGTGGCGATGACATTGGCAAGGCAAACCGTCATCGGCAGCGCCTTGTATATGCAGCAATCCGATAAATCGGTTGCAGATCTGCGTTCGTCGATTGCAACCCCGGGCGGGACCACCGAGGCCGCGCTGAATGTGCTGAATCAGAATAATGCGCTGCAGGATTTATTTGACCTGGCGATTGCCGCCGCCACGGCGCGCGGAAAAATTTTATCGGGCAGTTAA
- a CDS encoding peroxiredoxin: MSKFVGREAPDFTALAVMPDGNINSQFNLKQYLNGSSGLIFFYALDFSYLCPVELTAINNRLDMFFARGIKPVGISVDSHMSHLKLRELPPQAGGTGIISFPLVSDISKVVCQGYDMLVNDSVALRGSFLIDRNFVVRYSATYDFPIGRNIDEIIRVHDALTHHNATGELCPPGWLAGEPAIPANSNGMIDYIQRNKTAI, from the coding sequence ATGAGTAAATTTGTAGGACGCGAAGCGCCGGATTTCACCGCGCTGGCGGTTATGCCGGATGGCAACATCAACAGCCAATTCAATTTGAAACAATATCTAAATGGATCTTCGGGCCTGATATTTTTCTATGCGCTGGATTTTTCTTATTTATGTCCGGTGGAATTGACCGCTATCAATAATCGTCTGGACATGTTCTTTGCGCGCGGCATTAAGCCGGTCGGCATTTCCGTCGATTCGCACATGTCGCATTTAAAATTGCGCGAACTGCCTCCACAGGCGGGCGGCACAGGCATTATTAGCTTTCCGCTAGTATCCGATATTTCCAAAGTTGTCTGTCAAGGTTACGATATGCTGGTAAACGACAGCGTAGCGCTGCGCGGCAGCTTCTTAATTGACCGGAATTTTGTGGTAAGGTATTCGGCCACGTATGATTTTCCGATTGGCCGCAATATCGACGAAATTATCCGGGTGCATGATGCCCTGACCCATCATAACGCAACCGGCGAGCTATGTCCGCCCGGCTGGCTGGCTGGCGAACCGGCGATTCCGGCCAATTCCAACGGCATGATCGATTATATTCAGCGGAATAAGACCGCGATTTAA
- a CDS encoding accessory factor UbiK family protein, with the protein MNDWKLLLDDMAKLATSAFGMADEMRKDGEKKLKMRIEKLAKKMDFVSRQEFEMVKAMAIKARQEQEELKKQIKKMQAARPAAKKKK; encoded by the coding sequence ATGAATGATTGGAAATTATTGCTGGATGATATGGCGAAACTGGCGACATCGGCTTTTGGCATGGCCGATGAAATGCGCAAAGACGGCGAAAAGAAATTGAAAATGCGCATTGAAAAGTTGGCGAAGAAAATGGATTTCGTCAGCCGTCAGGAGTTTGAAATGGTCAAAGCGATGGCAATCAAGGCGCGTCAGGAACAGGAAGAATTGAAAAAGCAGATTAAAAAAATGCAGGCCGCGCGTCCCGCCGCAAAAAAGAAGAAATAA